In one window of Gossypium arboreum isolate Shixiya-1 chromosome 4, ASM2569848v2, whole genome shotgun sequence DNA:
- the LOC108458947 gene encoding uncharacterized protein LOC108458947 has protein sequence MDYRRNREDELKGIWQSWDKAKKTCFWDKYSDVAQLLFVKLDDALLKAMVRFWDPTYKRFTFNEVDMVPNIEEHSTILHYEFRDPLRIYWKQNVDFGGPLANLMGLPVDTMEERLKNKNGPCISWSDIRDAMGKASGDRHLTQFMVTVCGLIVFPKALGYVSVELANFLFQIENWVNPAPTVLAKTFISLIFIRRKGEGCFLVCAQLFVWVKGHFRFHYKRFCQVFVHLTRPIKEFLESDWPPNQLIEEWVQNLSTLTYQEIEWKALWIIRSMVLIGCGGQLWVPLIDI, from the coding sequence ATGGACTATAGGAGGAATCGCGAAGATGAGTTAAAGGGAATATGGCAATCATGGGACAAGGCTAAGAAAACATGCTTCTGGGACAAGTACAGCGATGTGGCACAACTTCTATTTGTTAAACTGGATGATGCCCTGTTGAAGGCCATGGTACGTTTTTGGGATCCCACTTATAAGCGTTTTACATTCAATGAAGTGGATATGGTACCGAATATTGAAGAACATTCTACCATTCTCCACTATGAATTTCGAGATCCGCTCAGGATATATTGGAAGCAGAATGTCGATTTTGGGGGACCCTTAGCCAATCTGATGGGATTACCTGTAGATACTATGGAAGaaagattaaaaaataaaaatggtccTTGCATTTCTTGGTCTGACATTAGGGATGCTATGGGAAAGGCTAGCGGTGATAGACATTTGACACAGTTCATGGTTACCGTATGCGGGTTGATTGTGTTCCCAAAAGCTCTAGGATATGTGAGCGTGGAGCTAGCTAATTTTCTGTTTCAGATTGAAAATTGGGTGAATCCTGCTCCAACAGTCTTAGCTAAAACCTTTATTTCACTCATTTTCATCAGAAGGAAAGGAGAAGGGTGTTTCTTAGTATGTGCGCAGTTGTTCGTATGGGTGAAAGGCCATTTTAGGTTCCACTATAAGCGTTTTTGTCAGGTGTTTGTTCATTTGACTAGGCCTataaaggaatttttggaaagtgacTGGCCTCCAAATCAATTGATTGAGGAGTGGGTTCAGAACCTTAGTACATTGACATACCAAGAAATAGAATGGAAGGCTCTATGGATAATTCGAAGCATGGTACTCATAGGGTGCGGTGGTCAATTGTGGGTTCCCTTAATTGACATATGA